A single window of Brevundimonas naejangsanensis DNA harbors:
- a CDS encoding alpha/beta fold hydrolase — MSRFSVVLTALFLSLTTAAAPAGARSLTVSSAASPAAFQSSRIVVETRGQGPDVVLIPGLASTSAVWSRTADALQARYRVHLVTVRGFGPLAAAGNAEGRIGGPSAGEILRYIHEAGLDRPALIGHSMGGQMALRVAAEGGGRVGRVMVVDASPFFPSLISPGSTVGDVEPLARLAYQGLMLLGDQVLRTQAASMGLELGGAADSLFNGLGWQGGDRRVLAQGLYEVMTVDLRSRLPLIQAPVTVVYGWSPDADSPRSHVDGLFRDGYRSLPRPATFERIEGAEHMVMIDRPRQFQQAVDRFLR, encoded by the coding sequence ATGAGCCGGTTTTCCGTTGTCCTGACCGCCCTTTTCCTGAGCCTGACGACCGCCGCGGCGCCCGCTGGGGCGCGCTCGCTCACTGTCTCGTCTGCGGCAAGCCCTGCCGCGTTTCAGTCCTCGCGCATCGTCGTAGAGACGCGCGGACAGGGGCCGGACGTGGTGCTGATCCCCGGCCTGGCCTCGACCTCGGCGGTCTGGAGCCGCACCGCCGACGCGCTGCAGGCCCGCTACCGGGTGCACCTGGTCACCGTGCGCGGCTTTGGCCCGCTGGCGGCGGCGGGCAACGCCGAGGGCCGCATCGGCGGGCCGTCGGCGGGGGAAATCCTGCGCTACATCCATGAGGCGGGCCTGGATCGTCCCGCCCTGATCGGCCATTCGATGGGCGGGCAGATGGCCCTGCGCGTCGCGGCCGAGGGCGGCGGCCGCGTCGGCCGGGTCATGGTGGTGGACGCCTCGCCCTTCTTCCCGTCCCTGATCAGCCCCGGCTCGACGGTGGGCGATGTCGAACCTCTGGCGCGGCTGGCCTATCAAGGGCTGATGCTGCTGGGCGATCAGGTCCTGCGCACCCAGGCCGCCTCAATGGGGCTGGAGCTGGGCGGCGCGGCCGACAGCCTGTTCAACGGCCTGGGCTGGCAGGGCGGCGACCGGCGCGTCCTGGCTCAGGGCCTGTATGAGGTGATGACGGTGGATCTGCGCTCGCGCCTGCCGCTGATCCAGGCGCCGGTCACGGTCGTCTATGGCTGGAGCCCCGACGCCGACAGCCCGCGCAGCCACGTCGACGGCCTGTTCCGCGACGGCTACCGCTCCCTGCCCCGCCCGGCGACCTTCGAGCGGATCGAGGGCGCCGAGCACATGGTCATGATCGACCGACCGCGTCAGTTCCAGCAGGCCGTCGACCGCTTCCTGCGCTGA
- a CDS encoding sensor domain-containing diguanylate cyclase, producing the protein MLSRAGDAASLGRLRQRVEDHADALVAAFYDALLADEEARSFLHHSVVQERLSPSLRRWLVDLFAPGADLAGAAFAARQQKIGEVHARIKIPMHLVMAGAAVLKGRLADALASDPAAFDLLRLAGERIDHALRLMSQSYEKGASNRARLDEAYRLFSLDQDIHFERESQRAGLMEWSQKTLFRILASGGVEGAGALSASPFGLWIRHRADFLFDGSPHLTRLNAAMERIDAELLPRFTPGAASSDLAGPLEALEAAVDEVAFLLNEMFQGLAGMEGGRDPLTRALNRRFLSSILSREIGFANANHTPLSVLLLDVDHFKRINDTHGHPIGDEVLRQVAEAVTENVRPSDFVFRYGGEEFLIVLVETSLRQAATIAERMRQALATKAITASGLEPFHVTVSIGAAEHGGHPDENYLVKEADDALYRAKQNGRNRVEIA; encoded by the coding sequence GTGCTTTCGCGCGCCGGCGACGCCGCGTCCCTGGGCCGTTTGCGCCAACGCGTTGAAGATCATGCCGACGCCCTGGTGGCGGCCTTTTACGATGCTCTCCTGGCCGATGAAGAGGCGCGCTCCTTCCTGCATCATTCCGTGGTCCAGGAGCGGCTGAGCCCCTCGCTGCGCCGCTGGCTGGTGGATCTTTTCGCGCCCGGCGCCGACCTGGCCGGGGCGGCCTTTGCGGCCCGCCAGCAGAAGATCGGCGAGGTCCACGCCCGCATCAAGATTCCGATGCATCTGGTCATGGCCGGGGCGGCGGTGCTGAAGGGCCGGCTGGCCGACGCCCTGGCCAGCGACCCGGCCGCCTTCGACCTGTTGCGGCTGGCCGGCGAGCGCATCGACCACGCCCTGCGCCTGATGAGCCAGTCCTATGAAAAGGGCGCCAGCAATCGCGCGCGGCTGGACGAGGCCTATCGCCTGTTCTCGCTGGACCAGGACATCCATTTCGAGCGCGAGAGCCAGCGCGCCGGCCTGATGGAATGGAGCCAGAAGACCCTGTTCCGCATCCTGGCCTCGGGCGGGGTGGAGGGGGCGGGCGCGCTCAGCGCCTCGCCGTTCGGCCTGTGGATTCGCCATCGGGCCGACTTCCTGTTCGACGGCTCGCCCCACCTGACGCGGCTGAACGCGGCGATGGAGCGCATCGACGCCGAACTGCTGCCTCGCTTCACGCCGGGCGCGGCTTCGTCTGATCTGGCCGGGCCGCTGGAGGCGCTGGAGGCGGCGGTGGACGAGGTCGCCTTCCTGCTGAACGAGATGTTCCAGGGGCTGGCGGGGATGGAAGGCGGACGCGATCCGCTGACGCGCGCCTTGAATCGGCGCTTCCTGTCGTCGATCCTGAGCCGAGAGATCGGTTTCGCCAACGCCAACCACACGCCGCTGTCCGTGCTGCTGCTGGACGTGGACCACTTCAAGCGGATCAACGACACCCACGGCCACCCCATCGGCGACGAGGTGCTGCGCCAGGTGGCCGAGGCGGTCACCGAGAACGTGCGCCCCAGCGATTTCGTCTTCCGCTATGGCGGCGAGGAGTTCCTGATCGTCCTGGTCGAAACCAGCCTGCGCCAGGCTGCGACGATCGCCGAACGGATGCGCCAGGCCCTGGCGACCAAGGCCATTACGGCCTCGGGGCTGGAACCCTTCCACGTCACCGTGTCCATCGGCGCCGCCGAACACGGGGGCCACCCGGATGAGAACTATTTGGTCAAGGAAGCCGACGACGCCCTGTACCGCGCCAAGCAGAATGGCCGTAACCGGGTGGAGATCGCCTAG
- the gyrB gene encoding DNA topoisomerase (ATP-hydrolyzing) subunit B — translation MTEQTAPSPEYGADSIKVLKGLDAVRKRPGMYIGDTDDGSGLHHMVYEVVDNAIDEALAGHADLVTVTLNEDGSVTVTDNGRGIPVATHAEEGISAAEVIMTQLHAGGKFDQNSYKVSGGLHGVGVSVVNALSDWLELVIYREGKKHSVRFERGDTVRSLAVIGDAPMREDKGRLLTGTEVTFYPSIDTFSHIDFDLKTLEHRLREMAFLNSGVVIKLSDKRGPEPVEILLHYEGGVEAFVRHLDKSKTPILKDVIVIRGQKDGIELDLALWWNDSYHETMLCFTNNINQRDGGTHLSAFRASLTRVMGAYIESSGLAKKEKVSVSGEDAREGLTCVLSVKVPDPKFSSQTKDKLVSSEVRPAVESLCSEGLSTWFEEHPVEAKLVVSKIIEAASAREAARKARDLTRRKSALEISSLPGKLADCQERDPAKSELFIVEGDSAGGSAKQARNRENQAVLPLRGKILNVERARFDRMLSSDTIGTLILALGTGIGRDDFDADKLRYHKIILMADADVDGAHIRTLLLTFFYRQMPELIERGHVYIAQPPLYKVSKGKQHRYIKDQAEMDAYLIEEGSAEATLELASGEVRASMDLQELVREAKAFKALVDRLASRAPAFAIEQGALAGLFDEHAGELADRAARAAERLNLYAEEGDGPWTGELAAQGGVAFTRVRRAVSETIVLDEVLGRSLDARRLAERAAAFDGLFATPAVYRRKDKTTTIRGPLDLLAAVLDAGKKGIAIQRYKGLGEMNPEQLWETTLDANARTLLQVKVEHGDDADDLFAKLMGDVVEPRREFIQENALDAAVDA, via the coding sequence ATGACCGAACAGACTGCTCCCTCGCCCGAATACGGCGCCGATTCCATCAAGGTTCTCAAAGGCCTGGACGCGGTGCGCAAGCGCCCCGGCATGTATATCGGCGATACGGACGACGGCTCGGGCCTGCACCACATGGTCTATGAGGTGGTGGACAACGCCATCGACGAGGCCCTGGCCGGCCACGCCGATCTGGTCACCGTCACCCTGAACGAGGACGGTTCGGTCACCGTGACCGACAACGGGCGCGGCATTCCGGTGGCCACGCACGCCGAGGAAGGCATCTCGGCCGCCGAGGTCATCATGACCCAGCTGCACGCCGGCGGTAAGTTCGACCAGAACTCCTACAAGGTGTCCGGCGGCCTGCACGGCGTGGGCGTCTCGGTGGTCAACGCCCTGTCGGACTGGCTGGAGCTGGTCATCTATCGCGAGGGCAAGAAACACAGCGTGCGTTTCGAGCGCGGCGACACCGTGCGGTCGCTGGCCGTCATCGGCGACGCGCCGATGCGCGAGGACAAGGGCCGTCTGCTGACCGGCACCGAGGTCACCTTCTATCCGTCGATCGACACCTTCAGCCACATCGACTTCGACCTGAAGACGCTGGAACACCGCCTGCGCGAAATGGCCTTCCTGAACTCGGGCGTGGTCATCAAGCTGAGCGACAAGCGCGGGCCCGAGCCGGTCGAGATCCTGCTGCATTATGAGGGCGGGGTCGAAGCCTTCGTGCGCCACCTCGACAAGTCCAAGACGCCGATCCTGAAGGACGTCATCGTCATCCGCGGCCAGAAGGACGGCATCGAGCTGGACCTCGCCCTGTGGTGGAACGACAGCTACCACGAGACGATGTTGTGCTTCACCAACAACATCAACCAGAGAGACGGCGGCACCCACCTGTCGGCCTTCCGCGCCAGCCTGACGCGCGTCATGGGCGCCTATATCGAAAGCTCAGGGCTCGCCAAGAAGGAAAAGGTCTCCGTCTCGGGCGAGGATGCGCGCGAGGGCCTGACCTGCGTCCTGTCGGTCAAGGTCCCGGACCCCAAGTTCAGCTCCCAGACCAAGGACAAGCTGGTCTCGTCCGAGGTGCGTCCGGCCGTTGAAAGCCTGTGCTCCGAGGGTCTGTCGACCTGGTTCGAGGAACACCCCGTCGAGGCCAAGCTGGTCGTCTCCAAGATCATCGAGGCCGCCTCGGCGCGTGAAGCCGCCCGCAAGGCGCGCGACCTGACCCGGCGCAAGTCGGCGCTGGAGATCTCCTCCCTGCCCGGCAAGCTGGCCGACTGTCAGGAGCGCGATCCGGCCAAGTCCGAACTGTTCATCGTCGAGGGCGACTCGGCCGGCGGCTCGGCCAAACAGGCGCGCAACCGCGAGAACCAGGCCGTCCTGCCCCTGCGCGGCAAGATCCTGAACGTCGAGCGCGCCCGCTTCGACCGGATGCTGTCGTCCGACACCATCGGCACCCTGATCCTGGCGCTGGGCACCGGCATCGGCCGCGACGATTTCGACGCGGACAAGCTGCGCTATCACAAGATCATCCTGATGGCCGACGCCGACGTCGACGGCGCCCACATCCGCACCCTGCTGCTGACCTTCTTCTATCGTCAGATGCCGGAACTGATCGAACGCGGCCACGTCTACATCGCCCAGCCGCCGCTCTATAAGGTCTCCAAGGGCAAGCAGCACCGCTACATCAAGGATCAGGCGGAGATGGACGCCTATCTGATCGAGGAAGGCAGCGCCGAGGCGACGCTGGAGCTGGCCTCGGGCGAGGTGCGCGCCAGCATGGACCTGCAGGAACTGGTCCGCGAGGCCAAGGCGTTCAAGGCCCTGGTCGACCGCCTGGCCAGCCGCGCTCCGGCCTTCGCCATCGAACAGGGCGCCCTGGCGGGCCTGTTTGACGAACACGCCGGCGAGCTGGCGGACCGCGCCGCGCGCGCAGCCGAGCGGCTGAACCTCTACGCCGAGGAAGGCGACGGTCCGTGGACCGGCGAACTGGCCGCCCAGGGCGGCGTGGCCTTCACCCGCGTGCGCCGCGCCGTCAGCGAGACCATCGTGCTGGACGAGGTGCTGGGCCGTTCGCTGGACGCCCGCCGTCTGGCCGAGCGCGCCGCCGCCTTCGACGGTCTGTTCGCCACCCCGGCGGTCTATCGCCGCAAGGACAAGACCACGACCATCCGCGGCCCGCTGGACCTGCTGGCGGCCGTGCTGGACGCGGGCAAGAAGGGCATCGCCATCCAGCGCTACAAGGGTCTGGGCGAGATGAACCCGGAACAGCTGTGGGAGACGACGCTGGACGCCAACGCCCGCACCCTGCTGCAGGTCAAGGTCGAGCACGGCGACGACGCCGACGACCTGTTCGCCAAGCTGATGGGCGACGTGGTGGAGCCCCGCCGCGAGTTCATCCAGGAAAACGCCCTGGACGCCGCCGTCGACGCCTGA